One Fusobacterium nucleatum genomic window carries:
- a CDS encoding type II toxin-antitoxin system HicB family antitoxin: MLIYPAIFHKAIEGGYIVVFPDFDDGATEGQTLEQAMEMAEDYIGTYLYDDFIKGNELPKASDINKISLEIPEDEKEFYIERESFKTLVSLDMIKYINECKSTTVRKNVTIPSWLNEMGKSHNLNFSNLLQEAIKKELDIE, encoded by the coding sequence ATGTTAATATACCCAGCAATATTTCATAAAGCTATTGAGGGAGGCTACATAGTTGTATTCCCAGATTTTGATGATGGTGCAACAGAAGGTCAAACATTAGAACAAGCTATGGAAATGGCAGAAGACTATATAGGAACTTATTTATATGATGACTTTATAAAAGGAAATGAACTACCTAAGGCTAGTGATATAAATAAAATATCATTAGAAATTCCAGAAGATGAAAAAGAATTTTATATTGAGAGAGAAAGTTTTAAAACATTAGTTAGTTTAGATATGATAAAGTATATAAATGAATGTAAAAGTACTACTGTTAGAAAGAATGTAACTATTCCTAGTTGGTTGAATGAAATGGGTAAGAGTCATAATCTTAATTTTTCTAATTTATTGCAAGAAGCTATAAAAAAAGAATTAGATATTGAATAG
- a CDS encoding GNAT family N-acetyltransferase, which translates to MEKIILVKPNLSYADEIIKYKEESLAESPIINGSAGLDRLSSIEDWLEELKKRSSEDTVPEGLVPSSTYLGVREKDNYIVGMIDIRHYLNEYLTQVGGNIGYSVRKTERNKGYAKQMLKLALEKCKELKMKKVLITCDEDNIASEKVILSANAKFEDIRCIDGENKKRFWIDL; encoded by the coding sequence ATGGAAAAAATTATTTTAGTAAAACCCAACTTATCTTATGCAGATGAAATTATTAAATACAAGGAAGAATCCTTAGCAGAAAGCCCTATTATAAATGGTTCAGCTGGTTTAGATAGACTTTCTTCCATTGAAGATTGGCTTGAAGAATTAAAAAAGAGAAGTAGTGAAGATACAGTCCCTGAAGGACTTGTTCCTTCATCAACATATTTAGGAGTAAGAGAAAAAGATAATTATATTGTTGGAATGATTGATATTAGACATTATTTAAACGAATATTTAACTCAGGTTGGTGGAAATATTGGATATAGTGTTAGAAAGACTGAAAGAAATAAAGGTTATGCCAAACAAATGTTAAAACTTGCCTTAGAAAAATGTAAGGAGTTAAAAATGAAAAAAGTCCTTATCACTTGTGATGAAGATAATATTGCTAGTGAAAAAGTAATTTTATCAGCCAATGCCAAATTTGAAGATATTAGATGTATTGATGGTGAGAATAAAAAAAGATTTTGGATTGATTTATAA
- a CDS encoding thioredoxin family protein produces MEKIKTYGNLLEKIKNEEKFLLYIKSEGCSVCEADFPKVKEITDKNNYTSYYIQADEMAEAVGQLNLYTVPVVILFYNGKEIHRQARIIDFSELDYRIKQTL; encoded by the coding sequence ATGGAAAAGATTAAAACTTATGGTAATTTATTAGAGAAAATAAAAAATGAAGAAAAATTTTTATTATATATAAAAAGTGAAGGTTGTTCAGTTTGTGAGGCAGATTTTCCAAAAGTTAAAGAAATAACAGATAAAAATAACTATACTTCTTACTATATCCAAGCTGATGAAATGGCTGAGGCAGTGGGACAATTAAACCTATATACAGTACCTGTTGTTATCTTATTTTACAATGGAAAAGAAATTCATAGACAAGCTAGAATTATTGATTTTTCTGAATTAGATTATAGAATAAAACAAACTTTATAA